A window of the Emys orbicularis isolate rEmyOrb1 chromosome 1, rEmyOrb1.hap1, whole genome shotgun sequence genome harbors these coding sequences:
- the C1H11orf54 gene encoding ester hydrolase C11orf54 homolog — translation MAKVEKLALHVPSLEELSGVLQNGLKENFADVQVSVVECPDLTHDPFNFPVKGICGKPRIADVGGPPYLVPLVQKDKVYDLNTVAKQIELPGAFILGAGAVSSRILGVNAEFIPVAQAESEQKPAVNASYTAQINPADGGCLLEKYSNKYSDCEFGLLANLYASQGQPGKVIEVKANGRTGQHNFVTCMRQIIEKCYGDKPVGIGGTFVIQKGKAKIHIMPPEFSACPLNTDEELNNWLSFFEMKAPLICQPVLISRDPGFDLRVEHTHCFSHHGEGGHYHEDTTPDSVQYLGYFLPAELLFRIDRPKESHMVGRD, via the exons ATGGCCAAAGTTGAAAAGCTTGCTCTTCATGTCCCAAGTCTAGAGGAACTTTCTGGGG TCCTGCAGAATGGGCTGAAAGAGAACTTTGCTGATGTCCAGGTCTCTGTAGTAGAATGCCCTGATCTGACTCATGATCCCTTCAACTTTCCTGTTAAAG GAATCTGTGGGAAGCCTAGAATAGCAGATGTGGGAGGTCCTCCTTACCTTGTGCCTCTTGTACAAAAAGATAAA GTTTATGACCTGAACACCGTTGCAAAGCAAATAGAGTTGCCTGGAGCTTTCATTCTTGGAGCTGGAGCTGTGTCCTCTAGGATTCTTGGAGTAAATGCTGAG TTTATCCCAGTTGCTCAAGCTGAGAGTGAACAAAAGCCTGCTGTAAATGCGAGTTACACTGCTCAGATTAATCCTGCAGATGGAGGGTGCCTTCTGGAGAAGTACAGCAACAAATATAGTGACTGTGAATTTGGACTGCTGGCCAACCTGTATGCCAGTCAGGGCCAACCTGGCAAG GTTATTGAAGTGAAAGCCAATGGAAGAACTGGACAGCATAACTTTGTGACCTGTATGAGACAAATTATAGAAAAATGCTATGGAGATAAACCAGTTGGGATAGGAGGTACATTTGTTATTCAAAAGGGGAAAGCAAAGATTCATATTATG CCCCCAGAATTTTCTGCCTGTCCTTTAAACACTGACGAGGAACTGAATAATTGGCTCAGTTTTTTTGAAATGAAGGCTCCGTTGATTTGTCAGCCAGTACTAATTTCAAGAGATCCA GGGTTTGATCTGCGAGTGGAGCACACCCATTGTTTCAGTCACCATGGTGAAGGAGGACACTACCATGAGGACACGACACCAGATAGTGTGCAGTATCTGGGATATTTTTTACCTGCAGAACTTCTCTTTCGTATTGATAGACCCAAGGAGTCTCATATGGTTGGGAGAGATTAA